One window from the genome of Nocardioides panaciterrulae encodes:
- the murD gene encoding UDP-N-acetylmuramoyl-L-alanine--D-glutamate ligase, whose translation MGGRIVRDPQSLGRHDSWEGVRAVVAGFGVSGFAAADNLNHLGASVTALDESDGGADSDRREKAELLEVLGATVRLGEGATAALPGDVDLVIASPGWKPSAPLLAQARDRGIPVWGEVELAWRLRDPNHRPPWLAVTGTNGKTTTVQMLDAILRAAGLRSVAAGNVGLPLVEAVMDPEPYDVLAVELSSFQLHYTDSMSAESAAVLNIAEDHLDWYAGPTGMADYAADKGRIYERVRRACVYNAADPETERLVREADVVEGARAIGFTLGMPGVGMVGVVEDILADRAFIEQRETSAAELCTIADLASPAPHFVANALAAAALARSHGVSQAAVRDGLRAFRPDGHRIATVAEVGGVTWVDDSKATNPHAAQSSLQAYDPVVWVAGGLAKGASFDELVRAVRSRLRGVVLLGRDRDLIRQALSRHAPDVPVIVVDDDETGPDGTDRQHGSMERVVEAAATLARPGDTVLLAPGCASMDMFTNYAERGDAFAAAVHRRQH comes from the coding sequence GTGGGTGGCCGGATCGTGAGGGACCCCCAGAGCCTCGGGCGGCACGACTCCTGGGAGGGCGTCCGCGCGGTCGTCGCCGGCTTCGGCGTGTCCGGCTTCGCCGCCGCCGACAACCTCAACCACCTCGGCGCCTCCGTGACGGCCCTCGACGAGTCCGACGGCGGGGCGGACAGCGACCGCCGGGAGAAGGCCGAGCTGCTCGAGGTGCTCGGCGCCACCGTCCGTCTGGGCGAGGGCGCGACCGCGGCGCTCCCCGGTGACGTCGACCTGGTTATCGCGTCCCCGGGCTGGAAGCCCTCGGCGCCGCTGCTCGCCCAGGCCCGCGACCGTGGGATCCCGGTCTGGGGCGAGGTGGAGCTCGCGTGGCGGCTGCGCGACCCGAACCACCGGCCCCCCTGGCTCGCGGTCACCGGCACCAACGGCAAGACCACGACCGTGCAGATGCTGGACGCGATCCTGCGCGCCGCGGGCCTGCGCTCGGTGGCGGCGGGCAACGTCGGCCTGCCGCTGGTCGAGGCGGTCATGGACCCCGAGCCGTACGACGTGCTCGCGGTCGAGCTCTCCAGCTTCCAGCTGCACTACACCGACTCGATGAGCGCGGAGTCCGCCGCGGTGCTCAACATCGCCGAGGACCACCTCGACTGGTACGCCGGCCCCACCGGCATGGCCGACTACGCCGCGGACAAGGGCCGGATCTACGAGCGGGTCCGGCGCGCCTGCGTCTACAACGCGGCCGACCCGGAGACCGAGCGGCTGGTGCGCGAGGCCGACGTCGTCGAGGGCGCCCGCGCGATCGGCTTCACCCTCGGCATGCCGGGCGTCGGGATGGTGGGCGTGGTGGAGGACATCCTCGCCGACCGGGCCTTCATCGAGCAGCGCGAGACCAGTGCCGCCGAGCTGTGCACGATCGCCGACCTGGCCTCGCCCGCGCCCCACTTCGTCGCCAACGCCCTTGCCGCGGCCGCGCTGGCGCGCTCCCACGGCGTCTCCCAGGCGGCGGTCCGCGACGGGCTGCGCGCCTTCCGTCCCGACGGGCACCGGATCGCGACCGTCGCGGAGGTCGGCGGGGTCACCTGGGTCGACGACTCCAAGGCCACCAACCCGCACGCCGCGCAGTCCTCGTTGCAGGCCTACGACCCGGTCGTCTGGGTCGCGGGCGGGCTCGCCAAGGGTGCGTCGTTCGACGAGCTGGTGCGGGCCGTGCGGTCCCGGCTGCGCGGCGTGGTGCTGCTCGGACGTGACCGTGACCTCATCCGGCAGGCGCTTTCACGACACGCGCCGGATGTGCCGGTCATCGTCGTCGACGACGACGAGACTGGTCCCGACGGTACTGATCGACAACATGGCTCCATGGAGCGCGTCGTGGAGGCGGCGGCCACGTTGGCCCGTCCGGGCGACACGGTCCTGCTGGCTCCGGGATGCGCCTCCATGGACATGTTCACCAACTATGCCGAGCGGGGCGACGCGTTCGCCGCGGCGGTCCACCGACGGCAGCACTAG
- the ftsW gene encoding putative lipid II flippase FtsW, with protein sequence MTTANPEQSRTAGRSTAPGWFTVLREALDRPLTSYYLLLGASALLLTIGLIMVLSASSVYSFENTGDSYTVVKRQLLWVAIGLPTAWLVSRLPQRFFRRLVWPGYVVSLVLLVLTAKFGVDINGNKNWLPLGPVVIQPAEIAKVALILWAAHVYARKDRRLGDLHHVLMPVVPGMLLATGLVVLGHDLGTALVLFAIMLGMLWVVGAPARFFGLCLSIVGVVVIFLASTSPERLARITNFADPFKDFHDTGWQPAHGLYALSTGGWFGQGIGASQQKWGDLPEAHTDFIFAVLGEELGLVGTLLVIALFLTIAFAAIRVARDTKDPFVRYATFGIVVWLMGQMMINIGMVLALLPVIGIPLPLVSYGGSSLVPTLAALGLVIGFARREPEAARALAQKRRARSAGLAAGRVPGQGR encoded by the coding sequence ATGACCACCGCGAACCCCGAGCAGTCCCGCACCGCCGGACGCAGCACGGCCCCGGGTTGGTTCACCGTGCTCCGGGAGGCCCTGGACCGCCCGCTGACGTCGTACTACCTGCTGCTGGGCGCCTCGGCGCTGCTGCTGACCATCGGCCTGATCATGGTGCTCAGCGCCTCCAGCGTGTACTCGTTCGAGAACACCGGCGACTCCTACACCGTGGTCAAGCGCCAGCTGCTGTGGGTCGCGATCGGGCTCCCGACCGCGTGGCTGGTCAGCCGGCTGCCCCAGCGCTTCTTCCGGCGGCTGGTGTGGCCCGGCTACGTCGTCTCGCTCGTGCTGCTGGTGCTCACCGCGAAGTTCGGCGTGGACATCAACGGCAACAAGAACTGGCTGCCGCTCGGGCCGGTCGTGATCCAGCCCGCGGAGATCGCCAAGGTGGCGCTGATCCTGTGGGCCGCCCACGTCTACGCCCGCAAGGACCGCCGCCTCGGCGACCTGCACCACGTGCTGATGCCGGTGGTGCCGGGCATGCTCCTGGCCACCGGCCTCGTCGTGCTGGGCCACGACCTGGGCACCGCGCTCGTGCTGTTCGCGATCATGCTCGGCATGCTGTGGGTGGTCGGCGCCCCGGCGCGGTTCTTCGGGCTGTGCCTCTCGATCGTGGGCGTGGTCGTGATCTTCCTGGCCTCCACGAGCCCCGAGCGGCTGGCCCGCATCACGAACTTCGCCGACCCCTTCAAGGACTTCCACGACACCGGCTGGCAGCCCGCCCACGGCCTCTACGCGCTCTCCACCGGCGGCTGGTTCGGGCAGGGCATCGGCGCCAGCCAGCAGAAGTGGGGGGACCTGCCCGAGGCGCACACCGACTTCATCTTCGCCGTGCTGGGGGAGGAGCTGGGCCTGGTGGGCACGCTGCTGGTGATCGCGCTGTTCCTCACGATCGCGTTCGCCGCGATCCGGGTCGCGCGGGACACCAAGGATCCGTTCGTGCGCTACGCGACCTTCGGCATCGTGGTGTGGCTGATGGGCCAGATGATGATCAACATCGGCATGGTGCTCGCGCTGCTCCCCGTCATCGGCATCCCTCTTCCCCTGGTGTCCTACGGCGGCTCCTCCCTGGTGCCGACCCTGGCCGCGCTCGGCCTGGTCATCGGGTTCGCCCGCCGGGAGCCCGAGGCCGCCCGCGCGCTGGCCCAGAAGCGCCGTGCGCGCTCCGCCGGGCTCGCCGCCGGACGGGTCCCGGGGCAGGGCCGCTGA
- the murG gene encoding undecaprenyldiphospho-muramoylpentapeptide beta-N-acetylglucosaminyltransferase: protein MRVLLAGGGTAGHTSPLLATADALRRLDPDVEITCLGTPRGLETRVVPEAGYPLELVPPVPLPRRPGADLLKVPARLRAAVRATSAVLDRVRPDVVVGYGGYVSMPAYLAARRRRLPVVVHEQNALPGLANRAGARLATRVAVSFPDTPLPKAEYIGLPIRRMISTLDRQAVRAEARAFFGLDPDLPTLLVTGGSQGAQKLNRAVSAAARTLSDAGVQVLHVQGKHGGAEPEATRTPYVVLDYCDRMDLAYAASDLVVCRAGANTVTEAAATGLPAIFVPLPIGNGEQELNARPVVDAGGALLVADAAVTPEWVAATVPGLVTDGPRLAAMGAAAAGLIPRDADERLARLVLETAAGGAR, encoded by the coding sequence ATGCGCGTACTCCTCGCCGGCGGTGGCACCGCCGGCCACACCTCGCCCCTGCTCGCCACCGCCGACGCCCTGCGCCGGCTGGACCCCGACGTCGAGATCACCTGCCTGGGCACCCCCCGCGGCCTGGAGACCCGGGTCGTCCCGGAGGCGGGCTACCCGCTGGAGCTGGTCCCGCCGGTGCCGCTGCCGCGCCGCCCCGGCGCCGACCTGCTCAAGGTGCCCGCCCGGCTGCGGGCCGCGGTCCGGGCGACCTCGGCGGTGCTCGACCGGGTCCGGCCCGACGTGGTCGTGGGCTACGGGGGCTACGTCTCGATGCCGGCCTACCTCGCGGCCCGCCGGCGCCGCCTGCCGGTCGTCGTCCACGAGCAGAACGCGCTGCCCGGGCTGGCCAACCGGGCCGGCGCCCGTCTCGCGACCCGGGTCGCGGTCTCCTTCCCCGACACGCCGCTGCCCAAGGCGGAGTACATCGGGCTGCCGATCCGCCGGATGATCTCGACGCTGGACCGCCAGGCGGTCCGGGCCGAGGCGCGCGCGTTCTTCGGGCTCGACCCCGACCTCCCGACGCTGCTGGTCACCGGGGGCTCGCAGGGGGCCCAGAAGCTCAACCGCGCCGTCTCGGCGGCGGCCCGCACGCTGAGCGACGCCGGCGTGCAGGTGCTGCACGTCCAGGGCAAGCACGGCGGGGCCGAGCCGGAGGCCACGCGCACGCCGTACGTCGTCCTGGACTACTGCGACCGCATGGACCTCGCCTACGCCGCCTCCGACCTGGTGGTGTGCCGTGCCGGCGCGAACACCGTGACCGAGGCCGCGGCGACCGGGCTGCCGGCGATCTTCGTGCCGCTGCCGATCGGCAACGGCGAGCAGGAGCTCAACGCGCGACCCGTGGTCGACGCGGGCGGAGCGCTGCTGGTGGCCGATGCGGCGGTGACCCCGGAGTGGGTGGCCGCGACCGTCCCCGGGCTCGTCACCGACGGGCCGCGGCTGGCCGCGATGGGGGCCGCCGCAGCCGGGCTGATCCCGCGCGACGCCGACGAGAGACTGGCCCGGCTCGTCCTCGAGACCGCCGCAGGAGGCGCCCGGTGA
- the murC gene encoding UDP-N-acetylmuramate--L-alanine ligase — protein MKLPVPDEILPAERLGRVHFVGIGGAGLSAIARIMAARGVPVTGSDDQDTPFLPSLRELGVPCHLGYAAEHVADADTVVVTTAAREDNPEVLEARRRGLRLLPRSAGLQSVMLGRRVVAVAGTHGKTTTTSLLTSALLACDADPSYAVGGVLSATGRNADAGEGELFVAEADESDGAFLVYTPHAAVVTNVEADHLDVWGTEEAYRQAFVDFLDRIDPSGFLVCCTDDAGAAELARTARERGLEVVAVGEGADADVRATDLRFEGASSRFTVVRGRERLGEVALQIPGRHYVLDALAALAAGLRLGLPFEGLRTGLAGFTGSRRRMEAKGEVAGVRVYDSYAHHPVEIAGDLQAARAVAGEGRVLVAFQPHLVSRTRLFGTAMGEALGAADEVVVLDVYLAREDADPEVTGAVVAEAVPLPSGRVAYVPDLADAPAELVARARPGDLVLTLGAGSVTDLGPRVLELLAARGGDA, from the coding sequence GTGAAGCTGCCCGTCCCCGACGAGATCCTGCCGGCCGAGCGGCTGGGCCGCGTGCACTTCGTGGGCATCGGCGGCGCCGGGCTCTCGGCGATCGCGCGGATCATGGCCGCGCGAGGTGTCCCGGTGACCGGCAGCGACGACCAGGACACGCCGTTCCTGCCGTCGCTGCGCGAGCTGGGCGTGCCCTGCCACCTCGGGTACGCCGCCGAGCACGTCGCCGACGCCGACACCGTGGTCGTCACCACCGCGGCCCGCGAGGACAACCCCGAGGTGCTCGAGGCCCGGCGCCGCGGGCTGCGGCTGCTGCCCCGCTCGGCGGGCCTGCAGTCGGTGATGCTCGGCCGCCGGGTCGTCGCGGTCGCGGGCACCCACGGCAAGACCACCACCACCTCGCTGCTCACCAGCGCGCTGCTCGCCTGTGACGCGGACCCGTCGTACGCCGTCGGGGGAGTGCTGTCGGCGACCGGGCGCAACGCCGACGCCGGCGAGGGGGAGCTGTTCGTCGCCGAGGCCGACGAGAGCGACGGCGCCTTCCTCGTCTACACGCCGCACGCGGCCGTGGTCACCAACGTGGAGGCCGACCACCTCGACGTGTGGGGCACGGAGGAGGCCTACCGACAGGCCTTCGTGGACTTCCTCGACCGGATCGACCCGAGCGGGTTCCTCGTCTGCTGCACCGACGACGCCGGCGCCGCCGAGCTCGCGCGGACGGCGCGCGAGCGGGGGCTCGAGGTCGTCGCGGTGGGGGAGGGCGCGGACGCCGACGTCCGCGCGACCGACCTGCGCTTCGAGGGCGCCAGCTCGCGCTTCACCGTGGTGCGGGGCCGCGAGCGGCTCGGGGAGGTGGCCCTGCAGATCCCGGGGCGGCACTACGTGCTCGACGCGCTGGCGGCGCTGGCCGCCGGGCTGCGGCTCGGCCTGCCCTTCGAGGGGCTGCGGACCGGGCTGGCGGGCTTCACCGGCTCGCGCCGCCGGATGGAGGCCAAGGGCGAGGTCGCCGGCGTACGCGTCTACGACAGCTACGCCCACCACCCCGTCGAGATCGCCGGCGACCTGCAGGCCGCCCGGGCGGTCGCGGGGGAGGGGCGGGTGCTGGTCGCGTTCCAGCCGCACCTGGTCTCGCGCACCCGGCTGTTCGGGACCGCGATGGGCGAGGCGCTCGGGGCTGCGGACGAGGTCGTCGTGCTCGACGTCTACCTGGCCCGCGAGGACGCCGACCCCGAGGTGACCGGGGCCGTGGTCGCCGAGGCGGTGCCGCTGCCGTCCGGGCGGGTCGCCTACGTGCCCGACCTCGCCGACGCGCCCGCCGAGCTGGTGGCCCGGGCCCGCCCCGGCGACCTCGTGCTCACGCTCGGAGCCGGGAGCGTCACCGACCTCGGCCCCCGGGTCCTCGAGCTGCTGGCCGCCCGGGGCGGCGATGCGTAG
- a CDS encoding cell division protein FtsQ/DivIB → MTDTEQSLRRTRSRFARRQWARRWLRWKAVLAVLLLLGLVLAGVWAVYFSSFLAVSGVEVTGADTVGAARIRAAAAVPTGEPLAKVDLAQIRSRVQALAAVRSADVSRQWPDQVLIKVRERTAVAVVEIGGQLRGMDADGVVFRSYRHAPPQLPHIQTSAGTRAEALAEGAKVVAALPSDLAAKVDHVEVETVDQITLVLRDGRVVKWGSAEQSDLKAEVVAALLHQPGQEYDVTVPGQPTVR, encoded by the coding sequence GTGACCGACACCGAGCAGAGCCTGCGCCGCACCCGCAGCCGGTTCGCGCGCCGCCAGTGGGCGCGCCGCTGGCTGCGGTGGAAGGCCGTGCTCGCCGTCCTGCTGCTGCTCGGCCTGGTCCTCGCCGGTGTCTGGGCCGTCTACTTCTCCTCGTTCCTCGCGGTCAGCGGCGTGGAGGTCACCGGCGCCGACACCGTCGGCGCGGCGCGGATCCGCGCCGCCGCCGCGGTGCCCACCGGGGAGCCGCTGGCCAAGGTCGACCTGGCCCAGATCCGCTCCCGGGTGCAGGCGCTGGCCGCGGTGCGCTCCGCCGACGTCTCGCGGCAGTGGCCCGACCAGGTGCTGATCAAGGTCCGCGAACGCACCGCCGTGGCGGTCGTGGAGATCGGCGGCCAGCTGCGCGGCATGGACGCCGACGGCGTGGTGTTCCGGAGCTACCGGCACGCGCCCCCGCAGCTCCCGCACATCCAGACCTCGGCCGGCACCCGGGCCGAGGCACTCGCCGAGGGCGCCAAGGTGGTCGCCGCCCTGCCCTCCGACCTCGCCGCGAAGGTCGACCACGTCGAGGTCGAGACCGTGGACCAGATCACCCTCGTGCTGCGCGACGGGCGCGTGGTCAAGTGGGGCAGCGCCGAGCAGTCCGACCTCAAGGCCGAGGTGGTCGCCGCCCTGCTGCACCAGCCCGGGCAGGAGTACGACGTGACCGTGCCGGGCCAGCCGACCGTGCGCTGA
- the ftsZ gene encoding cell division protein FtsZ, translating to MAAAQNYLAIIKVVGIGGGGVNAVNRMIEVGLKGVEFIAINTDAQALLMSDADVKLDIGRELTRGLGAGANPDVGAQAAEDHSDEIEEVIKGADMVFVTAGEGGGTGTGGAPVVARIARSLGALTIGVVTRPFAFEGRRRANSAEEGIARLREEVDTLIVIPNDRLLSISDRNVSVLDAFKQADQVLLQGVSGITDLITTPGLINLDFADVKSVMANAGSALMGIGSARGEDRAVAAAEMAVSSPLLEASIDGAYGVLLSIAGGSDLGLFEINEAAALVAQAAHEEANIIFGATIDDALGDEVRVTVIAAGFDGGQPKKRDEGTVLRREPRPQQTQEQTRATAQQLATRREPEQVAAPSRPAEPAPAAAPEQSRPAEPRQDPRQDPRPSAPAPARQPRPVQFDDDDLDVPDFLK from the coding sequence GTGGCAGCAGCGCAGAACTACCTGGCCATCATCAAGGTCGTGGGCATCGGTGGTGGCGGTGTCAACGCCGTCAACCGGATGATCGAGGTCGGCCTCAAGGGCGTCGAGTTCATCGCCATCAACACCGACGCCCAGGCACTCCTCATGAGCGACGCCGACGTCAAGCTCGACATCGGGCGCGAGCTCACCCGCGGGCTGGGAGCCGGCGCCAACCCCGACGTCGGGGCCCAGGCCGCCGAGGACCACTCCGACGAGATCGAAGAGGTCATCAAGGGCGCCGACATGGTCTTCGTGACCGCCGGCGAGGGCGGCGGCACCGGCACCGGTGGCGCGCCGGTCGTGGCCCGGATCGCCCGCTCCCTGGGAGCGCTGACCATCGGTGTGGTGACCCGGCCGTTCGCCTTCGAGGGCCGCCGCCGGGCCAACTCCGCCGAGGAGGGCATCGCCCGGCTGCGCGAGGAGGTCGACACCCTCATCGTCATCCCCAACGACCGGCTGCTCTCGATCAGCGACCGCAACGTCTCGGTGCTCGACGCGTTCAAGCAGGCCGACCAGGTGCTCCTCCAGGGTGTCTCCGGCATCACCGACCTGATCACCACGCCCGGCCTGATCAACCTCGACTTCGCCGACGTGAAGTCGGTGATGGCCAACGCCGGCTCCGCGCTGATGGGCATCGGCTCGGCTCGCGGCGAGGACCGTGCGGTCGCAGCCGCCGAGATGGCGGTCTCGAGCCCGCTGCTGGAGGCCTCCATCGACGGTGCGTACGGCGTGCTGCTCTCGATCGCCGGAGGCTCCGACCTCGGCCTGTTCGAGATCAACGAGGCCGCCGCGCTGGTCGCCCAGGCGGCCCACGAGGAGGCCAACATCATCTTCGGCGCCACCATCGACGACGCCCTCGGCGACGAGGTCCGGGTGACCGTGATCGCCGCCGGCTTCGACGGCGGACAGCCCAAGAAGCGTGACGAGGGCACGGTCCTGCGCCGCGAGCCCCGCCCGCAGCAGACCCAGGAGCAGACGCGGGCGACCGCCCAGCAGCTGGCCACCCGGCGCGAGCCCGAGCAGGTCGCGGCGCCGAGCCGTCCCGCCGAGCCCGCCCCGGCCGCCGCTCCCGAGCAGTCCCGGCCGGCCGAGCCGCGTCAGGACCCGCGTCAGGACCCGCGTCCGTCGGCCCCCGCCCCGGCCCGCCAGCCCCGTCCCGTCCAGTTCGACGACGACGACCTGGACGTCCCGGACTTCCTGAAGTAA
- the pgeF gene encoding peptidoglycan editing factor PgeF: MYLHRERVGPVELAFTDRYGGVSAAPFDSLNLASTGPDDDGSRAENLRRVLDDFAPGAGLAGLQQVHGDRVVVVEEPPAGSPPEADGLVTDQPDLVLMVRAADCVPVLLADPVAGVVGAAHAGRPGLAAGVVLRTVQAMRDLGARSLTAWVGPHVCGSCYEVPEAMREQVVALEPASRATTSWGTPALDIGAGVRAQLARSGVEVVDVARCTRESEDLYSYRRDGAGSGRLAGLVRLHAPGVAPGVVPGVVR, translated from the coding sequence GTGTACCTCCACCGCGAGCGGGTCGGCCCCGTCGAGCTGGCCTTCACCGACAGGTACGGCGGGGTCAGCGCGGCGCCGTTCGACTCGCTGAACCTGGCGAGCACCGGGCCCGACGACGACGGCTCCCGCGCCGAGAACCTGCGCCGGGTGCTGGACGACTTCGCGCCGGGCGCCGGCCTGGCCGGCCTGCAGCAGGTGCACGGCGACCGGGTGGTCGTCGTGGAGGAGCCGCCGGCCGGCTCTCCGCCGGAGGCGGACGGGCTCGTGACCGACCAGCCGGACCTGGTGCTCATGGTGCGCGCGGCCGACTGTGTGCCGGTGCTGCTCGCCGACCCGGTGGCCGGTGTCGTGGGGGCCGCCCACGCCGGCCGTCCGGGGCTCGCGGCAGGAGTCGTGCTGCGCACCGTGCAGGCGATGCGGGACCTGGGCGCGAGGAGCCTCACCGCGTGGGTGGGCCCGCACGTGTGCGGCTCCTGCTACGAGGTGCCGGAGGCGATGCGGGAGCAGGTCGTCGCCCTGGAGCCGGCGAGCCGGGCCACCACCTCGTGGGGCACCCCCGCGCTCGACATCGGTGCCGGCGTGCGCGCCCAGCTGGCGCGCAGCGGCGTCGAGGTCGTCGACGTCGCCCGCTGCACCCGCGAGTCCGAGGACCTCTACTCCTACCGCCGCGACGGGGCCGGATCCGGACGTCTCGCCGGCCTGGTCCGGCTGCACGCCCCGGGAGTCGCCCCGGGAGTCGTTCCGGGAGTCGTGCGGTGA
- a CDS encoding YggS family pyridoxal phosphate-dependent enzyme translates to MSRSDEVAAGLARVRARIASACGEAGRDPDEVRLVVVTKNFGASDVRLLADLGVTDVGENRHQEARDKIAQCADLPLRWHFIGALQSNKAAAVASYADVVQSLDRRRLVAPLARGAHERSGPLDCLLQVSLDPPDRAGRAGADPEDLEALAREVEQAAPLRLRGLMAVAPLGEDPAAAFGRLAALRRDFLADHPDAGWLSAGMSGDLEEAVRAGATHVRVGSAVLGSRSRVK, encoded by the coding sequence GTGAGCCGCAGCGACGAGGTGGCGGCCGGGCTGGCCCGGGTCCGGGCCAGGATCGCGTCCGCCTGCGGCGAGGCCGGCCGGGACCCCGACGAGGTGCGGCTGGTCGTGGTCACCAAGAACTTCGGGGCCTCCGACGTGCGGCTGCTCGCCGACCTCGGGGTGACCGACGTGGGGGAGAACCGCCACCAGGAGGCCCGCGACAAGATCGCCCAGTGCGCGGACCTGCCGCTGCGGTGGCACTTCATCGGTGCGCTCCAGAGCAACAAGGCGGCCGCGGTGGCCTCCTACGCCGACGTCGTGCAGTCGCTGGACCGACGCAGGCTGGTCGCGCCCCTCGCCCGGGGCGCCCACGAGCGGTCCGGGCCGCTGGACTGCCTGCTGCAGGTCAGCCTGGACCCTCCGGACCGGGCCGGGCGCGCCGGAGCCGACCCCGAGGACCTCGAGGCCCTCGCCCGCGAGGTCGAGCAGGCCGCGCCGCTGCGGCTGCGGGGGCTGATGGCCGTGGCGCCGTTGGGGGAGGACCCGGCCGCGGCCTTCGGTCGGCTCGCCGCCCTCAGGCGGGACTTCCTCGCCGACCACCCCGACGCGGGGTGGCTCTCGGCGGGCATGAGCGGCGACCTGGAAGAGGCCGTCCGGGCCGGTGCGACACACGTGCGTGTCGGCAGTGCGGTCCTCGGATCGAGGTCGCGTGTCAAGTAG
- a CDS encoding cell division protein SepF → MSGAMRKIGEYLGLLEDTGRYDEYDGEYETQDVPTVPPARAAKVREPRPAPVADLAERRRPAPAPAGVVAELSRITTLHPRTYNEARTVGENFRDGTPVIMNLSEMDDNDAKRLVDFAAGLVFATRGTIERVTNKVFLLSPPNVTVAAEDKQRIAEGGFFNQS, encoded by the coding sequence ATGAGCGGCGCGATGCGCAAGATCGGCGAGTACCTCGGCCTGCTCGAGGACACCGGTCGGTACGACGAGTACGACGGCGAGTACGAGACCCAGGACGTCCCGACCGTGCCGCCGGCCCGCGCGGCCAAGGTGCGCGAGCCTCGTCCTGCCCCGGTGGCCGACCTCGCCGAGCGTCGGCGCCCGGCCCCCGCCCCGGCCGGGGTGGTGGCCGAGCTCTCCCGGATCACCACCCTGCACCCGCGCACCTACAACGAGGCGCGCACCGTCGGGGAGAACTTCCGCGACGGCACCCCGGTGATCATGAACCTCTCGGAGATGGACGACAACGACGCCAAGCGCCTGGTCGACTTCGCCGCCGGCCTGGTCTTCGCCACGCGTGGCACCATCGAGCGGGTGACCAACAAGGTGTTCCTGCTCTCCCCGCCGAACGTGACGGTGGCCGCCGAGGACAAGCAGCGGATCGCCGAGGGCGGCTTCTTCAACCAGAGCTAG
- a CDS encoding YggT family protein has product MHVVGLVIHVLLWLFLALLWIRFVVDWVQVFARSWTPRGPLLVLLEAVYSVTDPPIRALRRVIPPLRLGSVALDLSFLIVMIAAYVLLTINDRILL; this is encoded by the coding sequence GTGCATGTCGTCGGCCTGGTCATCCATGTCCTGCTGTGGCTGTTCCTCGCGCTGCTGTGGATCCGGTTCGTTGTGGACTGGGTGCAGGTCTTCGCGCGCTCCTGGACGCCGCGCGGACCGCTGCTCGTGCTGCTCGAAGCGGTCTATTCCGTCACCGATCCGCCGATCCGGGCGTTGCGGCGGGTGATCCCGCCGCTGCGACTCGGTAGCGTCGCCCTGGATCTGAGCTTCCTGATCGTGATGATCGCTGCCTACGTGCTGCTGACCATCAATGACAGGATCCTTCTGTGA
- a CDS encoding DivIVA domain-containing protein, with protein MPLTPEDVSNKRFTPVRLREGYDMGEVDQFLDEVEAELARLTKENEDLRSKLSAAQQGGPAPVERAPEPAKVEKAPEPTPAPAPAPAPAPAAAATTGPLETIRVETVPQASNAAARLLEIATRNADELVDEAKNEADKIVGEARTKAERLESESKGKADRMEADARTRAQMLDSETAERRQQMFGDLEKERDKLNSEVENLRSFEREYRSRLKSYFTQQLEALNGSAETAAPTESHPAPKRLRSILGEDEG; from the coding sequence ATGCCGCTGACGCCTGAGGACGTGAGCAACAAGCGCTTTACTCCCGTCCGGCTCCGTGAGGGCTACGACATGGGGGAGGTCGACCAGTTCCTCGACGAGGTGGAGGCCGAGCTCGCGCGGCTCACGAAGGAGAACGAGGACCTCCGGTCCAAGCTCTCCGCGGCCCAGCAGGGTGGCCCCGCTCCCGTCGAGCGTGCGCCCGAGCCGGCGAAGGTGGAGAAGGCCCCCGAGCCGACCCCCGCCCCGGCGCCGGCACCCGCGCCCGCCCCGGCCGCCGCCGCGACCACCGGTCCGCTGGAGACGATCCGGGTCGAGACGGTGCCGCAGGCGTCGAACGCGGCCGCGCGCCTCCTGGAGATCGCGACCCGCAACGCCGACGAGCTGGTCGACGAGGCCAAGAACGAGGCCGACAAGATCGTCGGCGAGGCCCGCACCAAGGCCGAGCGGCTCGAGTCGGAGTCGAAGGGCAAGGCCGACCGGATGGAGGCCGACGCCCGCACCCGCGCCCAGATGCTGGACTCGGAGACCGCCGAGCGCCGCCAGCAGATGTTCGGCGACCTGGAGAAGGAGCGCGACAAGCTCAACTCCGAGGTGGAGAACCTCCGGTCCTTCGAGCGGGAGTACCGCTCTCGCCTGAAGAGCTACTTCACCCAGCAGCTCGAGGCGCTCAACGGCTCCGCCGAGACCGCCGCGCCCACCGAGTCGCACCCCGCGCCCAAGCGGCTGCGCTCGATCCTGGGCGAGGACGAGGGCTGA